The Thalassotalea piscium sequence TGTTCGAAAATTGAACAAGTTGGTAGTTGGTAATGGTGTTACTGGTGATGTGTCTGTAGGTGAATTGGAAGAATTAGATAAAGTAAGGTCTATTGCACAAGATATATCCGAAATTAGTGGTACTTTTGAAAAAGACAAGATTTGGAAAGGTTGGGATACTGCACAAAGTGAACTTCAAAGTCATCTAGAATATTCAAAAAATGTTTACCTACAAACACGTAAAGTTGCTGGCAGGTTAGAAAATCCAGCCGAGTTTATTGCTAAACTAAGGCAAATGATTGTAGAAAATCATGAGTTTTTTGCTTCTTCTAATTTATATGGGGCTTGTGAAAAGTTTGTTACAACATTGCCTAATTATAAGAATTCTATCAGAGAATTTATAAATTCAGGCGGGGAAGTTGATGAAGCGGTAACTCTGCATAATTTGAGGGAGTCATTATCTCAATTAAGTACGCTAGGTCCTAAATTAAAATCTTGGTGTGAGTGGGTTGAAAGTAAAAAAGAAGCTAATGAGAAAGGGCTAGATGATTTAGTTATTGCATTGGAACAAGGATTAATTGATTCAACGGATACTGAAGAGCAAACTAAAAATGCGTTATATATTTGGCTTTGTCCTATCTTAATTGATAATTCCGAGGTTCTACGCACATTCAAAACGTCTAGACATGAAGATTTGATTTCTCAGTTTAGAGAGTTAGATACCCTTGTTGCAGATACGACCTCTGAGTACATTGCAAGCATCGCAGCATCTGCAAGCCCAGATCCCAATTCGCCCCAAGCTCCTGCTGAATTTGGCGTGTTATCTAGGCAGTTTAATAAAAAATCCAATCATATGCCTACCCGACAACTCGTAACTGAAATGGGAGAGTCGTTACTTTATTTAACACCATGTTTTATGATGTCACCATTATCGGTGGCTCAATTCCTTCCTGCTAATTTCAGTTCGTTTGATTTAGTAATCTTTGATGAAGCCTCACAAATAACGGTATGGGATGCTGTTGGCTCTATTGCCAGAGGTAAGAACGTGATAATTGTTGGTGACCCAAAACAAATGCCACCAACCAACTTTTTCTCTAAAAGTGGAAATGATGATTCATCAGACGAAGAGGACTTGGAAAGTATTTTAGATCAAGCATTATCAGCGCGATTACCTCACCATAGATTAACTGGTCACTATAGAAGTAAACATGAAAGCCTAATTGCTTTCTCTAACAGCCACTATTATGAAAATTCCTTGGTTACCTTTCCAAGTGCAGAAACAAAAGCTAGTGCAGTAACTATGCACAGGGTTGATGGTTTATATTCAAAGGGTAAGAACCGGAACAATATAATAGAAGCCAATGCTGTTGCAGATTTCATTGTTACTAGCTTACAGCAGAAAAATCAATCGTTAACGTTTGGTATCGTTACGTTGAATAGCGAGCAGCAAAGATGCATAGAAGATGCTCTTGATGATCGAAGAAGAAAACATCCTGCTATTGAAAAATTCTTCCAAGGCAGTAAAAAATACGATCCAATTTTTGTGAAAAATTTAGAGTCTGTTCAAGGTGATGAGCGCGATGTCATCATATTGAGCTTAGGTTATGGTCCAACAGAGCCTCAAGCCAAAACTATGAGTATGAACTTTGGCCCCCTAAATAAACAGGGAGGAGAGCGCAGGCTAAATGTAGCTATTACACGAGCCACAACAGAGGTTCATGTGTTTTCTAGCTTTGGCTCATCGATGATTGACCTTAGCCGTACAAGTGCTCTAGCGGTTCAACACTTAAAATATTTCCTAGAATTTGCGGAGAAAGGCCCTGTTGCTTTACCTGAAACAGCCAATGCAGATTTTGGCGTAGATCAGTTTGACAGCTACTTTGAAGAAGCGGTTGCTTATGCACTTAGAGCGAAAGGCTGGAAAGTGCAAACACAAGTAGGTGTTGGAAAATTTAGGATTGATATGGGGGTAGTTCATCCTGATAAACCCGGTCAATTTTTAGCGGGTATTGAATGTGATGGAGCAACATACCATAGTTCTCCAGCAGCACGAGATAGGGACAGAGTAAGACATATCATTCTTGAGAATTTGGGATGGGAACTGTTGCGTATTTGGTCAACCGATTACTTTATAGATCCAAACGAAATTATAGAAAAAGTGCATGTTCAATTGACTGAATTGTTAACTAAAGATAAAGAAGCCACTGATATTGTTGTTGAAGAGGAAGAAGACCTTTTTGAAGAAGATGATGAGGAAGATGGCTCGTTAGATCCGTCAAAGTATTTTGATGAAAGTTACAAGGCAGTTTTAGAAAATGCTGCCAAAGAAATATTAACTGCAAAAAGTGGTATTACTTTGCACGAATTAGCATCTGATATCGGCTACATGCATGATATGGCTAGGACAACTAAGAAGCAGTTAGATCATATCGAATCGGTAATCAGCTCTTGGGCTGGGATAGTGAATCATTCTGAAACGGATAAAACAGTATGGCTATCACCAGATGACTGTAAAGAAATAATTGAATGGAGAGGAGTTGATGCTTTTGGTACTCCGAGGGAGTGGAATTCTATATCGTTACCTGAAAGACTAGGGCTAGCCCAAAGAGCGCTTGCAGAAGCCCCTGATGATCCTGTTGATTTTATTTTTAATGAGTTTAGGTTGAGTCGCAGAACCAAGACGACAACTGAAAAATTCGAATCTTGGGTATCTAACTATAGAGGATTTGAATCTATAGATACTATTAATGTTTAAATGGTTTAAGGAAATTATGAAAAAATATTTTGTTGCTTTGTTAGGAATATCATTTTCAATAAGCGCTAATGCTGATTGGATAAAACAGACTAAAACAGATAAATTTACGGATGAAGTTTTTTATCAATATAGAAGTTCTACAGTTGATGGGCAATATTTAACTTTAGCATGTGGAAACGGGCCAAGAGGAAGTTATTACGAACCTGATGTTGTATTTCATTATGGAAAAGGTGGATATGAATCTAAGCCATTACAAATCAAGATACGCGTTGATAACAATGATTTTATTCAGGGAGTAGCTTGGAATAAGGATGTGAGAGAAGGTGGCTATAGTATTAACTGGGGTAATAATGGCAACCGAAACAAAGAAATAGTAGATAAAATATCTAAGCAATTTAAATCAGGTACATTTGCACTGATTCAGCAGGGCAATAAAAATCCAGCTAAATTTTCTTTGAAAGGCTTTTCTGAAGCCTATAAACAAACGCATGACCTTTGCCAATCATCTAAGATGGAATATAAAACTGGAAGTATTTGGATTAAATAATAAGGAAGTAGTAAATGCTATACTCTAAGCACTCAGAGGAGTATATAGAAAATGGCTTGTATAAAATTAATCAAAGTTTATTTTATAGCCTTTGGAGCTTCAAAAATAAGTTTGGCATTCCAAATAATACACCATTAAAAAATTACGCTGATGCCGAATTAATAAAAGGTCTTTTTTATTATTCAGTACCCGATAAAGGGGGCTTTGATAAAGTAAAGTTGTTTTCAGAAAGTACTTTAAAATCCTTTTACAAGGTTATAGTCACATCTGACTCTGAAAAAGCAGATAAATTTGATTTAAAGTCAAAAGAAGCATCTAGAATTGTGTTCCAAATACTAGAAAGTGAGAGATGGTTTATTTTTGAGCCTCTAGTTCCTCATAAAAACCCAGAAAAAGCTTACCTCTTTTGTGGTAAAACAAAGACGTTTAAAGAGTTTAAACTTGAGCTAATTAATAAAAGGCTTACTAAGTATAAAGGTAATGAACAAACACTGATTGATGAATATGAGAAGCACTTATCATCAGTCACTGATTTGCCATTTGAAAATAAATCAAAGCATAGTTGGTATTATACGCATAAATTTCAAATTGACTCGGTTAGTATTCAATCACCGTTATTTAAGGAAATTGAGGATAATATTTCAAGGTGTTCAATAGGTGATAATTTAATATTAAATGGAGAGGATGTTTATGCAGACACTGGACTTATTGGTTTCATACCGAATGATAAACTTCCATCGCTTGAAAATATTGGCTACTGCCATATTTGCAATATTAATTTTGGCTCAAGCACCCAACCCTCTACTGTAGAGGTTGGGCTGCGATACGAGAAAGAAAAGATCAAACTTTCCTGCCCATTAAGTTTTCCTAATGAACTTTTTGATAGTAGAACCGTGGAAGAAATAATAAGCGGGTTGAAACTTAAAGAAGAGAATGATTTGGTAGTTTTTCGCAATGTTTATATAGCAAAAAACAATTTAGTTGACTACGAATCGAGTTTTATTGTGATAGCTAGTGAAAATGATATATCTATACCCATGAAGGATACGTTTGATATTGGGTATGGAGCGCCCGATAAATGGCAGCTACCAGTGTTAAATTTTTTAGGTGTAATTCCCGAAAAATTAGCAAGTCAATTAATAGACTTACCATTTAAAAAAGCTGAGTTTATAGAGGGCGATGTTTATGTACATGAAGTAAATATAAAATTAACATACGAAAATGGGAATGCTTTCCCTATTTTGCAAATCATGGAAAGGTTAGATTATTAATCTTGTTTTTGTAAAATTTTGGTTAAATTTTCTCGCTAGGTGAAGTTTTTCTCGCGCTTCACTGTGATCTACAAATGCCAACCAAAACCTTCAGCCTTATTCTTATAAAAGGTGTGAGACATCTCTTACATTGTTGTGCGATAAAGGTGTTTTTTTAGTGGTTATTCATTATACAAAATGCTTAATATTATGTTTAATATAGCTTTATTAATAAATTTCAATGTTATTGAAATGTTAATGGTTAATTGTTTTGTTTTTACATATTTGAAAGATTTATTGTTAGCGTAAGATAGCACTTGTCAGGACGATAAGGTTAGGAAGACTTACTTAGGGACCTAAAGTAGGTGTTGCTCAAGGATAGCATTCAGCAAAATGGACTTGATCTGAATCGGCAAAGGATATGCTTTTCAAGGAAGACATTATCAGACTGATATTAAGGAAGCTAGAAATTCAAGATGAATTTCAACATGGATTAGTTTATGGAGCACGTAAGGATACGTTTAGGAGACACTAAGGATAGTTTTTTAAGGACGAAACGGGACACCAAGTATGCAGGATGCATAAAAAGCTAGTTAAAGAAATGCGGCTCTTAATGAGCCGCATTTTTTATGTCTTGAATGATCACTTATAGCCAATAGCTGACATAGATATTCAAAGCTCTACACCCAAAGCAAACCAAACGAATTATAGAGTCGAACGGCAAAATGAGTGAGGAGCGGACATTGGTAATAATTTGTGCCTTAATCATTATAGATATTACTGATAATCCTAAGTAACAAGTCAAAAAAATCAGTTTTTAATGTAACGCCATGAAAATAAACAAAAAATTTTAACGCTTTGATTTTCAGGTGTTACTATGAATTCTCAGTAATATCCTAACTTTCAATTTAGTGTATAGTGATAATGAATTTAACCGATTGAAATATTGGGTTTTTATGGTAGTTTAATGAATGAATCGTAGATGGATATTACTGAGACGTCTACATAATAAGTGTTATGTGTTTCTGGGAGGTTGTGCGTTGAAAAAAGTTGCAGTGTTCTTTCTGGTACTTGTTGTATTAGCAGTAAGTCTTTGGAGTGTTAGTTGTGCCAGAAGTTTTCAGTTTTTTGGCAAAATCATTTCAAGAGTCGAAACAGCCGATAAAGTTGTCGCCTTAACATTTGATGATGGGCCATGGAATCCTAAGTACACTCAGAGCGTAATAAATACTCTTGGCTCACTAAATGTGAAAGCAACCTTCTTCCTAAACGGTCGCGGAATTGAAAGTAACACTGACTCAGCTCAAGCTCTGGTATCAGCAGGACATCAGATTGGAAATCATACATATTCTCATAATCGGATGATGTTCAAAGGCTTGAGTGAGGTTAAGAGGGAAATTGATAGTACAAACGAGCTAATTCGTTCCATCGGTTTTGAAGGTGATATTTACTTTCGGCCACCATATGGCAAAAAGCTGATTGTGTTACCGTACTACTTGGAGCAACAAGGTATTGTAAGTGTGACATGGGATGTTGAGCCTGAGTCATATGATGGTATAAACGAAAGTAGCTCTGCTATTGCAGAGTATGTCATAGGCAATACTAAACCCGGCTCAATAGTGCTGCTGCATGTTTTGGGAGGTAACAACAAGAAGGCCAGGGATTCTTTGCCACTTATTATCAACGGGTTACGTTCTAAAGGCTTTAAGTTTGTTACGGTTGCTGAGCTTCTGAGTGGAAACACATAACAAACGCATCAAGTCGTTCGCAGGCTCACTGGGACACCAAAACTACGCGGCGATTAGTTTGGTGCTTCGCCCAAGTTTAACCAATCACCGCTTAAGTTTTGCTGCCCCTTATGCGGGCGTTGAGGCTGTAGAATTTCTCCAAAAAGACGTATTTACGTCTTTTTTATATTTCCTCAATTGTTTGTTTTTTAAGCTTGAAGCAAGTTCCTCGCTGTGATCTAATAGATATTATTCACCGATAGCAAAATATCATGGCCAATTATAAACCTGATTTATCCTGTCAAAGTAAGTTCATCCCCATCGATTTCTCACAACAAATAGTCCCCGGAACGTTTGAATATGCGCTTGCGCATATTATTGATAATCACCTTGATTTATCGGGCTTCGAACAGTGGTATCAAAACGACAATGGCGGCGCAGCTGCCTATTCACCGTCTGTGATGTTAAAAATAATTCTCTTTGGTTATTCTCGTGGTTTTATCACTAGTCGCCGCATTGCTAATGCGTGTGAAACTAACATTACTTTTATGAGTTTATCGGGTGATGTGCAACCGCATTACACCTCAATAGCTTCGTTCGTTGCTCGAATGAAAGACCAAATAGAACCTCTCTTTACGCAAGTTTTAATGATATGTGACAAAGAAGGTTTGATAGGTCGCAACATGTTTGCCATTGATGGCTGTAAGTTAAAATCAAACGCGAGCAAAGAGTGGAGTGGAACCTTCGATGAACTAGAGCGAAAAAAAGCTAAACTAGCACGAGCAAGTAAACGTATTATCGAACGTCATCAATCTCAAGATGGCTTAAATGAAGCGTTAATAACACAAGACTTAAAACAAAAAGAAAAACTGGATAAAAGTGCAGAGAAAATCACTGAGTTTTTAGCCACACATCAAGAAAAAACAGGCAGCAAAGGCAAACCCGTTAAAAGTAATATCACTGACCCAGACAGTGCGAAAATGACTACCTCAAAAGGCACCATTCAAGGCTACAATGGTATCGCGATTAATGACGATAAACACCAAATTATACTGCAAGCACAAGCGTGGGGCTCAGTGGGAAAGCAACAAACCTTACAGCCAGCCGTTGCACAATTAAAACAACAACTTGAGAAGCTCAATACCCAAAAACAGACAAACGCGCAGACAATAAAGTTTACAGCAGACAGTGGGTTCAATAGTGAAGCTAATCTTGAATTTATGGCTCAAAGTGGCTTTGATACTTATATTGCAGACAATCAATTTAGAAAAAGAAATCCGCTATTTTAAAGAAAGTGAAACATACGAAACAGCGCAAGAAAAGCGGCGGTTAAAGCGCAGTAAAGGCAAGCCACGATTATTCACCTCAAATGATTTTCACTATGATGAAGTAACGCAAACCTGCCGATGCCCAGCGGGCAATGACATGTGGCGAAGCGGCATAAATGTAAAAAGTCACAATCAACAATACACGCGATTCTGTGGTTACTTAAAAGATTGTAAAAGTTGCCCACTGCAACAGCAATGTATGAGAAAACCGCCAATAAAAACAGGACGGCAAGTGCAGTTTAAAAATGATGAATCGTGTAAACAGCTAAGCTATATTGACAAAATGAAGGTTAAAATAGACAGCCCAATCGGTCGACGACAATACGGTAAGCGATTAGGTGCTATCGAGCCAGTTTTTGGCAATATTACCGTCAACAAAGGCATGAATAAATTGACCTTACGCGGGAAGGAAAAAGTAAACACCCAATGGCAAATGTATTGCCTTGTTCATAATATTGACAAGTTAAGAAACAACCTGCATTAAGGGTTTAAAGCCCAACTCCACATCATACAAATCCTTATAACACTGAATTATCAGACGTTAATCCACTATTTCGTTAAGTTAACGATGTAAAAATAAAATCGCCAAAAACGTAAACGTTTTTGATTGTTAAAAGAAAACAATCCAGTTAGAGTATTTTGATTAATAAATAATATAAAAACGAGTTATTCTACAAGCTCGTTAGGCTTACAAGGAAAGTATGTGCATAAATTCAGGTTTGTAGCTTTATTTATATTAATGATCGTTGGGTGTGAGAATAAGTTACCTGAGATTAGTACTTGTTATGGAGCAATTACAGAAGGTACTATTTGGGTTTCAATATCAGCAGATAACATAATTAGTATTGGAGACTCTGTATTCTCGGAACAACTTTTAAATAAAAAATATAATGTTGTTAAACAATCGTGTAAATCAGTTGTTGTAATAGTTCAAGCAGAGCAATTGGCTAAGCATAAAGTCGTTTACGATACTGTAAAACTTATAGAATCTCTGAACTTTAAGGTGTCACAGTAAGCCTAAAAATAACAAGGACAGTCGCTTATATTTGATTATAAGCCCATGGAATATTCGTGAATAAAAAAAATCTTCGACATAAACTAGCTCTTGCAAGCTTAATCCCCGTAATGACACCAGGGTTTCTTTTTTACACTCTTGTCCACGGTTTTTACGCTAAAAGCATCGTTATTTCGATTGTACTGCTAATTGGTTTATACCTATTTAAAAGTAGTTACCATGTTTTCAAAAAGTCTGGGGGGTTTCTTAAACGTTTTACTTGGTCTGTTGCTTTAGTAAATATTTCTTGTGTAATCATGACGTTCGCACCAGAAGCAAAAAATGTGTTTGCTGGTGCTGCTCTTTTTTTGTTTACTCCGTCAATGATATTTGCGGTCAACACGCTCACCAGTAGCAAACCAGCTAGGAGAGTTGTGATGTATAGCAAAAGGGCTTATAACAAATGAATTATGTCGTTCGTAAACTCACTTGGACAAATACTCGTTGGCCTTCGGCCAAAACGTTCGTATTTGCCCCATTTTCAAAGCGTTATGCGAAATCAATAAATGGATAAAATAACTAAATTAAAGGGCAAACTGATATCAACATCCGTAACAGGTTGGAGAGTCGCAGTAAGTACGGCGGCATTATTTATTTTGTGTGGTAGTGGAGTAGCTGCGTTTGGTTATACTTTATTCACAATTCCAGAGCTGCAATGTCACGCTACTTTTTTTTACCTATCTATTTTTTGGTTGTTCTCAGAATTCGCCGTAATAGCGTATTTATATTGCTACAGAAATATCCCGAAATTCGCGAGGGAGGCTGTTGTAATTTCACTGCTAATAGCAAATTGTTGGTTTATACTTTTTATTTTCGGGTTGCAAGAATGTTCAGCGTAGTATTAAAAGTAATATTAAAAGTAATAACAAGGACAGTCGCTTATATTTGAATAATACAAATCACTGAACTAAGGTTAATATCTAATCAAAATTCAAAGATGGTATTATGACAACAGCGAGAAAACAGTTAATTAGTTTAACCGACACCCCTTATTATCATTGTATTTCTCGTTGTGTACGCCGTGCTTTTTTGTGTGGTGAAGATAAAAATACAGGTCAGAACTTTGACCATAGAAAAGGCTGGGTAGAAGAAAAACTTCTTAGCCTAACTCAAGTGTTTGCTATTGATGTATGCGCTTACGCTGTGATGAGTAACCACACGCATACCGTACTGTATATTGATGAAGACACCGCTAAAGGTTGGTCAACCAAAGAAGTACTTGAGCGCTGGCATCAATGTTTTTCAAATTAAGTTTATATTCATAATCATTGAGTTTATTTTAAGCTGTTTATTAGCTTGTATGCTGGCTTTGTTGTAGGTAATTTATTTATGGGCGAGTGTCCTTGTTATTTTTGTTATTTTGGCTGACTTTCATATGATATTTTTTAACTTTAACCCTTCGACCTAACGGTCATAAGTAGATTTAATAACTATTTCTCTTTTTCTATTTTTTTGCTACAGTGATAAAAGTTAAATCAGTATCGATGTGAGGACGACCTCACCGCTCTATTTTTTCAGGGGACGACCCCTAAATTTAATAGAGTGTTTATATGTATTGGTTAATCTTATTTCTCGCAGGAATTTTAGAAGCTGGCTGGTTAGTTGGTATTCAAAAATCAGAATCGTTTACAAATATCCCCTATGTAATATTCGCTGTTTTTTCAATGTCGCTTAGTCTGGTTTTGTTTTCAATAGCATTAAAAGACATTCCTGTTAGCCAAGCATATCTCGTTTGGTTAGCTATAGGTGCGTCATCAATTTCGATCATAAACCATTATTTTTTTGACCAACCACTTTCAATTCAACAATTGTTTTGCTTTTGTTTGATCTTTATTGGTGTGGCTGGTTTAAAAATGTCTAACTAATACAATTAATAAATTTAGGAAATATATGTCTGGTGAAAAAAACTTAGCAAAATTAATCGCGTCTATGACGCCTGTTTTAACCGAAAATGAATATGTGTTTGCTACTCTGGAGACATATGATTTTGAACAAGTGTTGTTGCTAAACCCTATAAGCACTTTTCAAGAAAAGGAAGGGTTAACCGTTATATTGACGAAAGAAAAGGCCGATGAATTTAACATTTCTTACTCAGGTGTTTTTAAATGTATTACATTGAATGTACACTCGAGCCTTGATGCAGTTGGTTTAACCGCTGCGGTTGCTACTAAATTGACGCAATCAAATATTAGCGCTAATGTTATTGCGGCTTACTATCATGATCATGTTTTCATTGCACTTAAAGATGCCGAACAAGCATTAGCTGACCTTAATGCACTTACTCAACAAGGCATTGCAGATTAAGCATAAGGCGAACTGGTTGTTGAAAGGCATTAAATACCACTGAAATATCTACTTTATCAGAAAACTGCCTTTCAAACTTAAAACCCTTATGACTGCCATGGTGGCTTAGTTGTCTAGCAGGATAAAGGTAGCTCTACGTTTTTTTAACACTGCAAGCCGCACCAAAAGCTATTGATGTTAATGTCCGCTTTCGTATCTTTGCTGTCTCTTTTGGATCGTTGGCGGGTTATACAAATTCTTTCAGGTGTAACTTAAATGTTAAATTCTATCAGCGGGTGACTTATGTCTCATTATTTGTGACACACCACATTCACTTTTTTATAAAGGAGCCAAAGTAGACACTACACTTGTAAGAGATCACCTACATTGCTGTAAGTGACTGCTCATTTAATTGTCAGAAAAATCAATTTATTTAATTTTAATGTTTATTTATCAATTTGTTACGCTTTATTGGTTAGTATAGGTATTGTTAGTGGGTTATTTAAATTCTTTTAATCTGTAGTATTTGAATCAAGAAAAGCTAGAATTGTTGTTGTCAGGAAGACATTAGTTAAGGACAACTAAGCAAATTACCTTCAGGGGTTGAAAGTATTTGTTATGCTCAATGAACAAGGAAATAAGGATAGTGCAGGAAGCACGTAATTAATAATACGGTATGGACACTAAGCTCTTTTGAGCTGTTATAAGGAACAGTATTATTTTAAATGTTGATGGATTTTGCTTAAGGATAAGCGTGAAGGAAATTGAGGCGGGTTAATGGATGACCTAAGTTAAGAAAAAGCGACTGGATAGTCGCTTTTTTGCTTTTTTGAATGTCATTTATCATTTATAACTAAAACTAAAGATAGTACCTAGTGCAGTTTAAAAACGATAAGGTGGTAAAAATATATCGCGTAATTTATAACCATCTAAAGTGATAACCCCTTGGTATTGGGATACACCATCCCCGCTAAATTCAAACTCAAATTTAGTTACCCAATATAACCCTGAGCGTTTAGTAAAGTTAAGCCGGTTAGATATTCGCGCAATAGCAATAAATTGTAAATCTTCTTTTTCACAATACTTTTGTGCATGAAAACGCGCTGTTTCAGCTACTTTACGTAGATAGATAAAGTACCAAAAAATTAAACAAACGATCAGTAAAAGGTAAATGTTTTCCATATTATTGTGGGCTATTAAATAAGCTTCCTATTGCTTTGGCTAAGGCGTTACTTCTTTTTTCGTCTCGCATACAAGCGAAAATTATCATGCGCAAAGAAGGCAGAGTAACAAGGTCTTTAAAGATAGCATCAAATAATGGTGGTTTATTGTAATTTACTAAATTTTCTAGAAAGTTCATCATGTGATCTTGTTTTTGTAATGCTAGCCAATTTCTACCTGAGATAACAATAAAAAGTTCATCGGATAGCGTTGGTTGGTTAACGATTTCCTGAACCAATGCTATCACCATTGGGTGCTCACTTGAAGAAGCTAAAGACCTTAATAAGGCTTGCTGGTGTTCAAGGTTATTAGTATGTCGATATAAGTCGGTAATACATTTAACCAAAGAAATAGGTAATTCAATATTTTCAATCGCGCAACATAAAGGGTTTAAAACTTCTATTGGTAGGTTAGCTAAAGCGTTAATTAGTATTGTTTGATGCTCAGTGTCGTTTAGACGACTGGCAAAATCACTTAAGCCTTGTACACCTATTTGGTGCCAGTTATCCCAGCCTAACTCACCTTTGAGGTACTGATAACATTGTTCATAGTATTGGCTAGCTGCTTGGTTAAGCGCTACTTTTAATAGGCTATTTAAGCTAGCTAACTTATATTGAGCTGGCGTAAAGTTATAAGGGTTAGCTTTTAATAACTCTTCTTGCTTTTCAGTTGGGTCAACAGTTAAGTCGGTGCCAAGTGCTTCAATAATTATTGCGATAAAATGATCTCTAGCTCCCTGATTGATAAGGCCTCGCTCATCAAGAGGTAGTTTTACAAACCATAAAAAAGGCTGCTTAGTGGTTTTTTGCCAAAATGCTAGCGCTAAATGGGCATGCCCCTGCGACGGAAAAGGGTAAGGTACTTGATTTGCTTCAATTTTAATAAATTGCTCTTTGGATATTTTATCTATTTTTCGCCCCAGATCATAAACACGATATTGTGAGTTAGAAAGCGCAAGTAAGTCAGAAATAGTGTTAATGGTGTTCATAGCTAGAATAGTTACTCCGTTTAGCAAGCATTATAGAGAGATTGATTTATTAACTCCACACAAAGGCCCATTTTACTTTATAATAGTGGCTTTTAAGTCTATTAATTTCTATAAATAAAATTTATACAGTAGTAATTTTTATTACTATATAAATAATGCAGTGAAAGATACTAGGGCGTGTTGATCTTACGAGTACAAATTTTGTACGAATTAAACATGATTTAATTGAGGCGTAGCGAATAAAGTGTAGTATTGTACATAAATGAGCTAGACAGCTTCCGC is a genomic window containing:
- a CDS encoding polysaccharide deacetylase family protein, giving the protein MKKVAVFFLVLVVLAVSLWSVSCARSFQFFGKIISRVETADKVVALTFDDGPWNPKYTQSVINTLGSLNVKATFFLNGRGIESNTDSAQALVSAGHQIGNHTYSHNRMMFKGLSEVKREIDSTNELIRSIGFEGDIYFRPPYGKKLIVLPYYLEQQGIVSVTWDVEPESYDGINESSSAIAEYVIGNTKPGSIVLLHVLGGNNKKARDSLPLIINGLRSKGFKFVTVAELLSGNT
- a CDS encoding DMT family transporter, with the protein product MYWLILFLAGILEAGWLVGIQKSESFTNIPYVIFAVFSMSLSLVLFSIALKDIPVSQAYLVWLAIGASSISIINHYFFDQPLSIQQLFCFCLIFIGVAGLKMSN
- a CDS encoding ACT domain-containing protein — its product is MSGEKNLAKLIASMTPVLTENEYVFATLETYDFEQVLLLNPISTFQEKEGLTVILTKEKADEFNISYSGVFKCITLNVHSSLDAVGLTAAVATKLTQSNISANVIAAYYHDHVFIALKDAEQALADLNALTQQGIAD
- a CDS encoding DUF3301 domain-containing protein — its product is MENIYLLLIVCLIFWYFIYLRKVAETARFHAQKYCEKEDLQFIAIARISNRLNFTKRSGLYWVTKFEFEFSGDGVSQYQGVITLDGYKLRDIFLPPYRF
- a CDS encoding DUF3549 family protein, whose protein sequence is MNTINTISDLLALSNSQYRVYDLGRKIDKISKEQFIKIEANQVPYPFPSQGHAHLALAFWQKTTKQPFLWFVKLPLDERGLINQGARDHFIAIIIEALGTDLTVDPTEKQEELLKANPYNFTPAQYKLASLNSLLKVALNQAASQYYEQCYQYLKGELGWDNWHQIGVQGLSDFASRLNDTEHQTILINALANLPIEVLNPLCCAIENIELPISLVKCITDLYRHTNNLEHQQALLRSLASSSEHPMVIALVQEIVNQPTLSDELFIVISGRNWLALQKQDHMMNFLENLVNYNKPPLFDAIFKDLVTLPSLRMIIFACMRDEKRSNALAKAIGSLFNSPQ